From Chryseobacterium salivictor, a single genomic window includes:
- the ppsA gene encoding phosphoenolpyruvate synthase, protein MNAYTIPFNRIELSALPQVGGKNASLGEMFNKLSPLGIEVPDGFAVTVESYRSFLLQNQLKETLQQLLDTIDRESLSNLPKVAAQCRTLITNAHLPEEVKTEIINAYRLLAADKNNLPVAVRSSATAEDLPTASFAGQHDSFLNVRGEENLLNAVQQCYVSLFNDRAIKYRIDNGFDHMQVGLSVGVQYMVRSDEGCAGVIFTIDPESGFENVIYITGAWGLGENVVQGAVNPDEFWVFKPTLAQGKNGLISRKKGEKKHRMVYDETGESGRPVKTVETPLNKSTAWILSDPEVLQLAKWSCEIEKHYRVPMDIEWGKDGISNKIYILQARPETVHSQKTHGEVYTYKLKEKGRVICTGKAVGKKIISGRACIIHSLSEAHKLQQGDILVADITNPDWNSLLRKAVSIVTNKGGRTSHASIVARELGIAAIVGTGNATQVISDGQIITVANTEGDEGHVLEGNIPFEMVTTDLSKVPETETTPLFILADPDRAFELSHYPAKGVGLLRMEFIINNSILIHPMALVQFDQLPEGPVKNTIAQMTAGYNSKTEYFVQQLAEAIAKVAAAFHPNQVILRMSDFKTNEYASLVGGQYYEPKEENPMIGFRGASRYYDRRYLPGFGLECEAVLKVRNEMGLTNVKVMIPFCRTVEEAKKVLQTMESFGLKRGENGLEVYVMVEIPSNVILADQFAQLFDGFSIGSNDLTQLTLGLDRDSDIVSHLFDENNEAVTILIAQAIAAAKKAGIKIGLCGQAPSDFPEFSQFLVEQGIDSISFTPDSLIKGIENISKAEWKRRESNNGLVKQEQWEGNNLLTAAAKNEGTD, encoded by the coding sequence ATGAACGCATATACCATTCCCTTTAACAGGATCGAACTTAGTGCCCTTCCGCAGGTAGGAGGCAAGAATGCATCTCTGGGTGAAATGTTCAATAAACTGTCTCCACTCGGTATTGAAGTGCCGGACGGATTTGCGGTGACCGTTGAAAGCTACCGGTCGTTTCTGCTGCAGAACCAGCTGAAGGAAACCCTCCAACAATTACTGGATACCATCGACCGCGAATCGCTTTCCAATCTTCCAAAAGTGGCCGCACAGTGCCGCACACTGATAACAAATGCCCATCTGCCGGAAGAGGTGAAGACTGAAATAATCAACGCGTACCGCCTGTTGGCAGCCGATAAAAATAATTTACCGGTAGCGGTCAGGAGCAGTGCTACCGCTGAAGATCTTCCTACCGCGAGTTTTGCAGGACAGCACGATTCGTTTTTAAATGTTAGGGGTGAGGAAAATTTACTGAATGCTGTACAACAATGTTATGTCTCTCTATTCAATGACCGGGCCATAAAATACAGGATTGATAATGGGTTTGATCACATGCAGGTGGGCTTATCGGTAGGCGTGCAGTACATGGTACGGTCAGATGAAGGCTGTGCGGGTGTAATCTTTACCATCGACCCCGAAAGCGGATTTGAAAATGTCATTTATATCACAGGAGCATGGGGTCTGGGTGAAAATGTGGTACAGGGCGCTGTAAACCCTGATGAGTTCTGGGTGTTCAAGCCCACGCTGGCTCAGGGTAAAAACGGACTGATCAGCCGTAAAAAAGGCGAAAAAAAACACAGGATGGTGTATGATGAAACAGGTGAATCAGGCAGACCCGTTAAAACTGTTGAGACTCCCCTGAATAAAAGCACCGCCTGGATTTTATCGGACCCCGAAGTTTTACAGTTGGCCAAATGGAGCTGTGAAATCGAAAAACACTATCGGGTTCCGATGGATATCGAATGGGGAAAGGATGGTATCAGTAATAAAATATACATCTTACAGGCAAGACCCGAAACGGTTCATTCACAGAAAACCCATGGGGAAGTTTACACTTATAAATTAAAAGAAAAAGGCAGGGTGATCTGCACGGGAAAAGCAGTAGGCAAAAAAATCATCAGTGGCCGTGCCTGCATCATTCATTCTTTAAGCGAAGCACACAAATTGCAGCAGGGCGACATATTGGTTGCAGACATTACGAACCCCGACTGGAATTCCCTTTTACGAAAAGCCGTAAGTATTGTAACCAACAAAGGCGGACGCACCAGTCACGCTTCCATTGTTGCCCGTGAACTGGGTATTGCCGCAATTGTAGGAACAGGCAACGCCACACAGGTGATCAGTGATGGGCAGATCATAACAGTCGCCAATACCGAAGGCGATGAAGGCCATGTATTGGAGGGCAATATCCCGTTTGAAATGGTGACGACTGACTTATCGAAAGTACCGGAAACGGAAACCACCCCACTCTTTATATTGGCTGACCCGGACCGGGCATTTGAGCTTTCACATTATCCCGCGAAAGGCGTAGGGTTGCTTCGGATGGAGTTTATCATCAACAACAGTATCCTTATTCACCCAATGGCACTGGTACAGTTTGACCAGTTACCGGAAGGTCCGGTGAAAAACACCATTGCTCAGATGACAGCGGGCTACAACAGTAAAACCGAATATTTTGTACAGCAGCTGGCGGAAGCGATAGCAAAAGTGGCAGCAGCCTTTCATCCCAATCAGGTGATTTTGCGGATGAGTGATTTTAAAACCAATGAATATGCCTCACTCGTTGGCGGACAGTATTATGAGCCGAAAGAAGAAAACCCGATGATTGGTTTCCGGGGTGCATCCCGGTATTACGACCGGCGTTATTTACCAGGTTTTGGACTGGAATGTGAAGCAGTGCTGAAAGTGAGAAATGAAATGGGCCTCACGAATGTAAAAGTGATGATCCCTTTCTGCAGAACAGTTGAGGAAGCGAAGAAAGTATTGCAGACCATGGAATCATTCGGATTAAAACGCGGCGAAAATGGGTTGGAAGTATATGTAATGGTCGAGATCCCAAGCAATGTAATCCTGGCAGATCAGTTTGCACAACTGTTCGATGGTTTTTCGATCGGCTCCAACGACCTTACTCAGCTGACCTTGGGTCTTGACAGGGATTCGGATATCGTAAGCCATTTATTTGATGAAAACAATGAAGCGGTCACCATCCTGATTGCGCAGGCCATTGCTGCAGCAAAAAAAGCAGGCATTAAAATCGGTTTATGCGGCCAGGCACCCAGCGACTTTCCGGAGTTTTCCCAGTTCCTCGTAGAGCAGGGGATCGATTCCATTTCTTTTACACCCGACTCCTTGATAAAAGGGATTGAAAATATATCAAAAGCAGAATGGAAGAGGAGGGAATCCAATAATGGTCTGGTCAAACAGGAACAATGGGAAGGTAATAATTTATTAACAGCAGCAGCGAAAAACGAGGGTACGGATTAA
- a CDS encoding universal stress protein, producing the protein MKKFLAVFDGFNMSKSTLDYAVQLTKVADAHLVGVFLDEFIYRSYNLVKVIKTYENYGEKMKELDAKDQKKRDAAAQKFQKACNKAGIHFSIHRDKGFAINDLKQESMFADLVVINEFEAFTRNKQESPTWFIKDLLRDVQCPVLVVPNNFKKVDKIVLLYDGGASSLYAVKMFSYLFDSFMEVPVEVVTVKEDAMATSRLPDNKLMREFIKRHFPKASFTVIKGTVKNQITGHLRHHKENELVVLGAYRRSEFSRWLKTSLADILMTELDTPLFIAHL; encoded by the coding sequence ATGAAAAAATTTCTGGCAGTTTTTGATGGATTTAATATGTCAAAAAGCACATTGGATTATGCGGTACAACTTACAAAAGTTGCAGATGCCCATCTGGTGGGTGTATTTCTCGATGAATTTATTTACCGAAGCTATAATCTGGTAAAAGTGATCAAGACGTACGAGAATTACGGAGAAAAAATGAAAGAACTGGACGCAAAAGATCAAAAGAAAAGAGATGCGGCTGCCCAGAAATTTCAGAAAGCATGTAACAAAGCCGGTATCCACTTTTCCATCCACCGAGATAAGGGCTTTGCCATCAACGACCTGAAACAGGAAAGCATGTTTGCCGATCTGGTGGTGATCAATGAGTTTGAAGCATTTACAAGAAACAAACAGGAATCGCCGACATGGTTTATCAAAGATCTGCTTCGCGATGTGCAGTGCCCGGTACTGGTGGTGCCCAATAATTTTAAAAAGGTTGACAAAATAGTCCTGTTGTATGATGGAGGGGCTTCGTCTTTATATGCGGTAAAAATGTTCAGCTACCTTTTTGACAGTTTTATGGAGGTGCCGGTGGAGGTGGTTACCGTAAAAGAGGATGCGATGGCTACCTCAAGGTTGCCTGATAATAAACTGATGAGAGAGTTTATCAAAAGACATTTCCCGAAAGCCAGTTTCACTGTTATTAAAGGTACCGTTAAAAATCAGATCACCGGCCATTTACGCCATCATAAGGAAAATGAACTGGTCGTGCTCGGCGCCTACCGGCGCAGTGAATTTAGCCGCTGGCTGAAGACCAGTCTGGCAGATATACTGATGACAGAACTGGATACGCCCTTGTTTATCGCACATCTTTAG
- a CDS encoding nucleoid-associated protein: MISKIIIHKVGNKINQESLVLSQEEYQPEEGMLELLEDFFLKAFKSEEQFQFYSDTYLVNNPVFSSVSEIFEDPAKFRYESENIAEHLYDITENPRVQPGELFICYFEGEETDGIKIDSIGIFKTESKNPFLKISPQGETFEIEKDYGIGLTKLDKGCIIYNNFKESGYAVSVVDNNKNGDMYYWFEDFLKVKQRDDEYFHTQETLSVYKEFITKQLPQEFETTKADQAEFLNKSIEFFKEKEQFDYDEFTKEVLRDENVIESFGNFKSDYEQEMQVSISEDFAINESAVKKQSRGFKSIIKLDKNFSIYVHGDRKMIEQGQDENGKYYRLYFEKEQ; the protein is encoded by the coding sequence ATGATCTCCAAAATAATCATCCATAAAGTCGGAAACAAAATCAATCAGGAATCGCTGGTTCTTTCACAGGAGGAATATCAACCTGAGGAAGGCATGCTGGAATTACTCGAAGATTTTTTCCTCAAAGCCTTTAAATCCGAAGAACAGTTTCAGTTTTACAGTGATACCTATTTGGTTAATAATCCGGTGTTCAGTTCGGTTTCAGAAATTTTTGAAGATCCTGCCAAGTTCAGATATGAGTCCGAAAACATAGCTGAACATCTTTATGATATTACCGAGAATCCCCGTGTGCAGCCTGGTGAACTTTTTATATGTTATTTCGAAGGGGAAGAAACCGATGGCATAAAGATCGATTCTATAGGGATTTTTAAAACAGAAAGTAAAAACCCTTTCCTGAAAATCTCCCCCCAAGGCGAAACTTTTGAGATCGAAAAAGATTACGGAATCGGACTTACAAAACTGGATAAAGGCTGTATCATTTACAACAATTTCAAAGAATCCGGTTATGCGGTTTCGGTCGTAGACAATAATAAGAACGGCGATATGTATTACTGGTTCGAAGATTTTCTGAAGGTAAAACAACGCGACGACGAATATTTCCATACTCAGGAAACATTGTCCGTTTACAAAGAATTCATCACCAAACAATTGCCGCAGGAATTTGAAACTACAAAAGCGGATCAAGCGGAATTTCTTAATAAATCAATTGAGTTCTTCAAAGAGAAAGAACAGTTTGACTACGATGAATTTACCAAAGAAGTTTTGCGGGATGAGAATGTGATCGAAAGTTTCGGAAACTTTAAATCCGATTACGAACAGGAAATGCAGGTGTCGATTTCAGAAGATTTTGCCATCAACGAATCTGCCGTGAAAAAACAGAGCCGCGGTTTCAAAAGCATTATCAAGCTCGACAAGAACTTCAGTATTTATGTCCACGGTGATCGAAAAATGATTGAACAGGGCCAGGATGAAAATGGAAAATATTACCGGCTGTATTTCGAGAAAGAACAATAA
- the cysK gene encoding cysteine synthase A translates to MKLNTILEAIGNTPVVKINKIFPSNVEVWMKLERQNPGGSLKDRIALAMIERAEQEGKINKDTLIIEPTSGNTGVGLAMVCAVKGYRLVLVMPESMSIERRKLMSSYGAQFVLTPKEKGTSGAIAKATEMAAEIENSWIPQQFENPANPQIHAKTTAEEILNDFPQGFDYLITGVGTGGHITGVTEVLKQKFPNMKSFAVEPKDSAVISGGAPGPHPLQGIGAGFVPKVLNTEILDGTVQIEKDEAFAFTKRLASEEGILGGISTGASLAAINKKLAEIPEGSKILTFNYDTGERYWSVEGLFEENLFKA, encoded by the coding sequence ATGAAACTGAATACCATATTAGAAGCCATCGGAAATACACCGGTCGTGAAAATCAATAAAATATTTCCCTCCAACGTAGAAGTTTGGATGAAATTAGAAAGACAAAATCCCGGCGGAAGTTTAAAAGACCGAATTGCTTTGGCGATGATTGAAAGAGCGGAGCAGGAAGGAAAAATCAATAAGGATACTTTAATTATCGAACCCACTTCAGGAAATACGGGGGTTGGTCTGGCCATGGTCTGCGCGGTGAAAGGTTACAGACTCGTTTTGGTAATGCCGGAAAGCATGAGTATTGAACGCCGGAAACTGATGAGTTCCTACGGCGCTCAGTTTGTTCTGACCCCGAAAGAAAAAGGAACTTCAGGCGCGATTGCCAAAGCGACGGAAATGGCCGCTGAGATTGAAAACTCCTGGATTCCGCAGCAGTTTGAAAATCCTGCAAATCCACAAATCCATGCAAAAACGACGGCAGAGGAAATTTTAAATGATTTCCCACAAGGTTTTGATTACCTCATCACCGGTGTTGGAACCGGCGGACACATCACCGGTGTCACCGAAGTTTTGAAACAGAAATTCCCCAATATGAAAAGCTTCGCGGTAGAACCGAAAGATTCAGCCGTAATTTCCGGAGGAGCGCCCGGACCGCATCCTTTGCAGGGAATTGGCGCCGGCTTTGTACCAAAAGTTTTGAATACAGAAATTTTGGATGGAACAGTTCAGATCGAAAAAGACGAAGCTTTTGCCTTCACAAAAAGATTGGCCAGCGAAGAAGGCATTTTAGGTGGAATCTCTACCGGCGCTTCTTTGGCAGCGATAAATAAAAAACTGGCAGAAATTCCGGAAGGCTCTAAGATTTTAACCTTTAATTACGATACCGGTGAAAGATATTGGTCTGTGGAAGGTCTTTTTGAAGAGAATCTTTTCAAGGCGTAA
- the epsC gene encoding serine O-acetyltransferase EpsC, whose protein sequence is MDFSKRLHQGYAHRKYDLDKKKIEHFIDRFFRFIFFLEYQRCSELSDIQMRLNHFKNEFKEILYSVTDDKESPETELFFESFPKIYESLEKDAQAIFDNDPAAKSMEEVMFSYPGFFAIAVYRFAHELYKSNVPLIPRIWTEFAHSKTGIDINPGAEIGNNFVIDHGTGIVIGETTVIGNHVKIYQGVTLGAHSVTKNLQNTKRHPTIEDHVVIYANATILGGDTVIGENALIGGNVWITQSIAPNSVVFHKGQVTVKNKFPGNEPIIFSI, encoded by the coding sequence ATGGATTTTTCTAAACGTTTACATCAGGGTTATGCCCACCGGAAATATGACCTTGATAAAAAGAAGATCGAACACTTTATCGACCGGTTTTTCCGCTTTATATTTTTTCTGGAATATCAGCGGTGTTCAGAACTTAGCGACATCCAGATGCGTTTGAATCATTTTAAAAATGAGTTTAAAGAAATCCTGTATTCGGTTACAGATGATAAAGAAAGTCCTGAAACAGAGCTTTTCTTTGAAAGCTTCCCCAAAATCTACGAATCTCTGGAAAAAGATGCCCAGGCAATCTTCGATAACGACCCTGCCGCAAAAAGTATGGAAGAGGTCATGTTTTCATATCCAGGTTTTTTTGCCATTGCCGTTTATCGCTTCGCCCACGAACTCTACAAAAGCAATGTTCCGTTAATCCCAAGAATATGGACAGAATTTGCCCACAGTAAAACCGGAATCGACATCAATCCGGGAGCAGAAATCGGTAATAATTTCGTTATCGACCACGGCACGGGAATCGTCATCGGTGAAACCACCGTTATTGGAAATCATGTGAAAATCTATCAGGGCGTAACTTTGGGTGCCCATTCGGTGACTAAGAATTTGCAGAATACCAAGCGCCATCCGACGATTGAAGATCATGTGGTCATTTATGCCAACGCCACTATTCTCGGTGGCGACACGGTCATCGGAGAAAATGCATTGATTGGCGGAAACGTCTGGATTACACAAAGCATTGCCCCGAATTCGGTGGTTTTCCATAAAGGACAAGTCACGGTGAAAAATAAATTCCCGGGTAATGAACCGATCATTTTCAGCATTTAA
- a CDS encoding malate dehydrogenase, whose protein sequence is MKVTVVGAGAVGASCAEYIAMKNFAAEVVLVDIKEGFAEGKAMDLMQTASLNGFDTKITGTTGDYSKTAGSKVAVITSGIPRKPGMTREELIGINAGIVKEVTANLVKHSPNVIIIVVSNPMDTMAYLVHKTSGLPKNQIIGMGGALDSARFKYRLAEALECPISDVDGMVIAAHSDTGMLPLMTKATRNGVPVTEFLSEEQQTYVAEETKVGGATLTKLLGTSAWYAPGAAVSVMVQAILCDHKKMIPCSLMLDGEYGESDICLGVPAIIGANGVEKIVEISLTDAEKEKFATAAKAVREVNGDLKF, encoded by the coding sequence ATGAAAGTTACCGTAGTTGGAGCAGGAGCCGTTGGTGCAAGTTGTGCAGAATACATCGCGATGAAAAATTTCGCAGCAGAAGTTGTTTTGGTTGACATTAAAGAAGGTTTTGCCGAAGGGAAAGCCATGGATTTGATGCAAACTGCTTCTCTGAATGGATTCGATACTAAAATTACCGGAACAACCGGAGATTACAGCAAAACCGCTGGGTCAAAAGTTGCCGTAATTACTTCCGGAATCCCAAGAAAACCGGGAATGACCCGTGAGGAACTGATCGGGATCAATGCAGGAATCGTGAAAGAAGTGACTGCAAACCTGGTAAAACATTCACCAAACGTAATCATCATCGTGGTTTCTAATCCAATGGATACGATGGCGTATTTGGTTCACAAAACTTCTGGTTTACCAAAAAATCAAATCATTGGAATGGGTGGAGCTTTAGATTCTGCACGTTTCAAATACAGATTGGCGGAAGCATTGGAATGTCCAATTTCAGATGTTGACGGAATGGTCATCGCTGCTCACAGTGATACAGGAATGCTTCCTTTGATGACTAAAGCAACAAGAAACGGAGTTCCGGTGACTGAATTCTTAAGTGAAGAACAACAGACTTACGTTGCCGAAGAAACCAAAGTTGGTGGTGCAACATTGACGAAATTATTAGGAACTTCCGCTTGGTATGCACCGGGAGCAGCAGTTTCTGTAATGGTACAGGCCATTCTTTGCGACCATAAAAAAATGATTCCGTGTTCATTAATGTTGGACGGAGAATATGGTGAAAGCGACATCTGCTTAGGCGTTCCGGCAATTATCGGCGCAAACGGTGTTGAGAAAATCGTTGAAATCAGTTTAACTGACGCTGAAAAAGAAAAATTCGCAACCGCTGCAAAAGCAGTAAGAGAAGTAAACGGCGACTTAAAATTCTAA
- the pafA gene encoding alkaline phosphatase PafA yields MFRKIQIIGILALSTFSLNAQKNRSTQLERPKLVVGLVVDQMRWDYLYRYYEKYGNDGFKRLLSQGYSLNNVHINYIPTYTAIGHTTIYTGSVPAIHGISGNDWFDKTTGKNVYCTADDSVKPVGTTDAKVGSHSPRNLWSTTITDELLLATNFKAKVVGVSLKDRASILPAGHNPTGAYWFDDTTGNFVTSSYYRNELPKWVNDFNSQKMGDQLVKNGWSTLLPIAEYTESSPDNSPWEGLLGSAKTPTFPYSNLAADYQAKKDNIRSTPFGNTLTLKAAEAAIRGEQLGADAITDFLAVNLASTDYAGHKFGPNSIEVEDVYLRLDRDLADFFKYLDQTVGKDQYTVFLSADHGGAHSEGFMEEHKMPTGFYGEDNKEFNKQLKDKFNVDKLITKITNNQVYLDDKLIADNKLDAEQVKQYLIDILNKDKSVLFAVDMKKAGSSSVPEPIKTRIVNGYNWQRSGDIQVIYHDSWLPSYSKLGTTHGSWNSYDSHIPLIFMGWGIKSGESNKDYNMTDIAPTLSALLRIQFPSGNIGNPIVEAIGK; encoded by the coding sequence ATGTTCAGAAAAATTCAGATTATTGGGATTCTTGCGCTTTCCACTTTTTCGTTGAATGCACAGAAAAATAGATCAACACAACTCGAAAGACCCAAACTTGTGGTTGGATTAGTCGTCGATCAGATGCGTTGGGATTACCTCTACCGCTATTATGAAAAATATGGGAATGACGGTTTCAAAAGATTGTTGAGTCAGGGTTATTCTCTCAATAATGTTCACATTAATTATATTCCGACCTATACGGCAATTGGTCACACTACCATTTATACTGGTTCTGTGCCTGCAATTCACGGGATTTCAGGCAATGACTGGTTTGATAAAACGACCGGAAAAAATGTGTACTGTACGGCAGATGATTCGGTAAAGCCGGTTGGGACCACCGATGCTAAAGTCGGCAGTCATTCACCAAGAAATTTGTGGTCAACGACCATTACAGACGAACTTCTGTTGGCAACCAATTTTAAAGCAAAAGTGGTAGGCGTTTCTTTAAAGGACCGCGCGTCGATTCTTCCTGCCGGTCATAATCCTACGGGAGCTTATTGGTTCGATGATACCACCGGAAATTTTGTAACAAGTTCTTATTACAGGAATGAATTGCCAAAATGGGTGAATGATTTTAACAGCCAGAAAATGGGAGATCAACTGGTGAAAAACGGCTGGAGCACTTTGCTTCCTATTGCCGAATATACCGAGAGTTCACCTGATAATTCTCCGTGGGAAGGACTTTTGGGAAGTGCGAAAACGCCGACTTTTCCTTACAGTAATTTGGCCGCAGATTATCAGGCCAAGAAAGACAATATCCGTTCTACACCTTTCGGAAATACTTTAACATTGAAAGCAGCAGAAGCAGCCATCAGAGGAGAGCAGCTGGGCGCTGATGCCATTACCGATTTTCTCGCCGTCAACCTGGCCTCTACCGATTATGCGGGACATAAATTCGGCCCGAATTCTATTGAAGTTGAAGATGTTTATCTGAGATTAGACCGGGATTTGGCAGATTTCTTTAAATATTTAGATCAAACAGTTGGTAAGGATCAGTACACCGTTTTCCTTTCTGCGGATCATGGCGGCGCCCATTCCGAGGGTTTTATGGAAGAACATAAAATGCCGACCGGTTTTTATGGCGAAGACAATAAGGAATTTAATAAACAGTTAAAAGATAAATTTAACGTCGATAAATTAATTACTAAAATAACCAATAATCAGGTTTATTTAGACGATAAATTAATCGCTGATAATAAATTGGATGCAGAACAGGTGAAGCAATATCTGATCGATATTCTGAACAAAGACAAATCGGTCTTATTCGCGGTCGATATGAAAAAAGCAGGTTCGTCCTCCGTTCCGGAACCGATTAAAACGCGGATTGTGAATGGTTACAATTGGCAGAGAAGTGGTGATATTCAGGTGATTTACCACGATTCCTGGTTGCCAAGTTATTCGAAACTGGGCACCACGCACGGCTCGTGGAATTCTTACGATTCCCATATTCCTTTAATTTTTATGGGTTGGGGAATTAAAAGCGGCGAGAGCAATAAAGATTACAACATGACCGACATCGCACCCACTTTGTCTGCATTATTAAGAATCCAGTTTCCAAGTGGAAATATCGGAAACCCGATTGTCGAAGCGATTGGGAAATAA
- a CDS encoding DUF4136 domain-containing protein, producing the protein MSKKYILLLLASATLGLSSCSPFQIKSDYAATANFNSYKTYKLRIDDLKLNDIDKDRVLNEVSKQLQTKGLSVSETPDLIVNVKANHKKIQDIQSSNPYGIYGWGGPFGWGMGMNRTWTQNYSQGTLIVDLIDARTQKLVWQGIGSGIAVDSPKAKQKQIPEIVSEIMANYPPNRNK; encoded by the coding sequence ATGAGCAAAAAATATATCTTACTGCTGCTGGCTTCTGCCACATTGGGACTTTCTTCTTGCAGCCCTTTTCAGATAAAATCTGATTATGCCGCAACCGCCAATTTCAATTCTTACAAAACGTATAAATTACGGATCGACGATCTGAAACTGAACGATATCGATAAAGACCGGGTACTGAATGAAGTTTCGAAACAATTGCAAACAAAAGGCTTAAGTGTTTCAGAAACTCCGGATTTGATCGTGAACGTGAAAGCCAACCATAAAAAAATTCAGGACATCCAGTCTTCAAACCCTTACGGAATCTACGGTTGGGGCGGACCTTTCGGTTGGGGAATGGGAATGAACAGAACCTGGACACAGAATTACTCTCAAGGCACCCTGATTGTAGATTTAATAGATGCCAGAACCCAAAAACTGGTTTGGCAGGGAATAGGAAGCGGAATTGCTGTAGATTCACCAAAAGCGAAACAAAAACAGATTCCGGAAATTGTTTCGGAAATCATGGCGAATTATCCGCCGAACAGAAACAAATAA
- a CDS encoding DUF5522 domain-containing protein: MYQKIIKEHEDFYYNEQGYKVFTEAYHLKRGYCCKSGCKHCPYGYDKKTDTFKKIVRPETKKFGED, encoded by the coding sequence ATGTACCAGAAAATCATCAAAGAGCACGAGGACTTTTATTATAACGAACAGGGTTATAAGGTTTTTACAGAAGCATACCATTTAAAACGCGGTTATTGCTGCAAAAGCGGCTGCAAACATTGTCCGTATGGTTATGATAAAAAAACGGATACGTTTAAAAAGATTGTTAGACCTGAGACGAAGAAATTTGGGGAAGATTGA
- a CDS encoding type II toxin-antitoxin system VapC family toxin has protein sequence MQKVFLDTNIVIDFLGEREEFYLPAAKMMTLADQKKIKVFVSPISISTTFYLLSKFENTKMALEKIRKFKVLCSISIMDDEVIEKATNSDFKDFEDAMQYYSAVASHCDLIVTRNEKDFKNALIPVMNAESFLQTLKK, from the coding sequence ATGCAAAAGGTATTTTTAGATACAAATATTGTTATCGATTTTTTGGGCGAACGTGAAGAATTTTATCTTCCTGCTGCAAAAATGATGACTTTAGCAGATCAAAAGAAAATTAAAGTTTTCGTTTCGCCAATAAGCATTTCTACCACTTTTTATTTGCTGTCAAAATTTGAAAACACAAAAATGGCGTTGGAAAAGATCAGAAAGTTTAAAGTACTCTGCTCCATTTCGATAATGGATGATGAAGTTATTGAAAAAGCAACTAATTCTGATTTCAAAGATTTTGAAGATGCGATGCAATATTATAGTGCTGTTGCTTCGCATTGTGATTTAATCGTCACCCGAAATGAAAAAGATTTTAAAAATGCTTTAATTCCCGTGATGAATGCCGAGAGTTTTTTGCAAACGCTGAAGAAGTAG
- a CDS encoding DUF6364 family protein — translation MDSKLTLKLNESVIKRAKKYASNKHLSLSRLIENYLDSLTNEQNDDFEISPFVKSISSGKSIPADLDEKTLRKDYTEYLSQKYQ, via the coding sequence ATGGATTCTAAACTCACTCTTAAGCTCAACGAAAGTGTTATTAAACGTGCTAAAAAATACGCTTCAAATAAACACCTAAGCTTATCAAGACTGATAGAAAACTATCTCGACTCTTTGACTAATGAACAAAATGACGATTTTGAAATCTCTCCATTTGTCAAGAGCATTTCGAGCGGAAAAAGTATTCCTGCAGATCTGGACGAGAAAACTTTGCGCAAAGACTACACCGAATATTTAAGCCAAAAATACCAATAA